A stretch of the Bacillus sp. B-jedd genome encodes the following:
- the argS gene encoding arginine--tRNA ligase, which produces MNLVKQVQHNLKEEIKAAVLKAGLATEEQLPEVFLETPKEKVHGDYSTNMAMQLARVAKKAPRMIADAIVANFDRTKASIEKIELAGPGFINFYMDNSYLTGLIPSVLEAGEKYGETNTGNGQKIQVEFVSANPTGDLHLGHARGAAVGDSLCNILAKAGFDVSREYYINDAGNQINNLARSVEARYFQALGMEKEMPEDGYHGEDIKGIGKQLAEEHGDKFVHMAEDERFNFFREHGLKVEMAKLKKDLQDFRVEFDVWYSETSLYHNGKIDAALKTLRDNGHIYEEDGATWLRSTPFGDDKDRVLIKQDGSYTYLTPDLAYHKDKLDRGFEKLINIWGADHHGYIPRMKAAIEALGYGRDVLEVEIIQLVHLYKNGEKMKMSKRTGKAVTMRDLVEEVGLDATRYFFAMRSADTHMDFDLDLAVSQSNDNPVYYAQYAHARISSILRQAAEHGFEVEKDADFSLVGSEKEVDLLKKLGEFPQAVSDAAVKRTPHRIANYVFDLASTFHSFYNAEKVVDKEQPDRTKARLALVRAVQITMKNALSLIGVSAPEKM; this is translated from the coding sequence ATGAATTTAGTGAAGCAGGTGCAGCACAACCTGAAAGAAGAAATAAAAGCGGCAGTCCTGAAGGCCGGCCTGGCTACAGAAGAACAGCTGCCTGAAGTATTCCTGGAAACGCCGAAAGAGAAGGTGCACGGTGATTATTCGACCAATATGGCGATGCAGCTCGCCCGTGTCGCAAAAAAAGCGCCGCGCATGATTGCCGACGCGATTGTCGCCAATTTTGACAGGACGAAAGCGTCCATCGAAAAGATTGAGTTGGCCGGACCTGGATTCATCAACTTTTACATGGACAACAGCTACCTGACCGGGCTGATTCCTTCCGTTCTGGAAGCAGGAGAGAAGTACGGGGAGACAAATACGGGGAACGGCCAGAAAATCCAGGTCGAGTTCGTGTCTGCGAACCCGACTGGCGACCTGCATCTCGGCCATGCACGCGGCGCTGCAGTCGGCGATTCGCTGTGCAACATCCTGGCAAAAGCCGGCTTTGATGTATCGCGCGAATATTATATTAACGACGCCGGAAACCAGATCAACAACCTCGCTCGTTCCGTTGAAGCCCGCTACTTCCAGGCGCTCGGCATGGAGAAGGAAATGCCGGAGGACGGCTACCATGGCGAGGACATTAAAGGAATCGGCAAACAGTTGGCTGAGGAGCATGGCGACAAGTTCGTCCACATGGCGGAGGATGAACGCTTCAACTTCTTCCGTGAGCACGGGCTGAAAGTTGAGATGGCGAAGCTGAAGAAGGATCTTCAGGACTTCCGCGTTGAATTCGATGTTTGGTATTCCGAAACTTCGCTATATCATAATGGCAAAATTGACGCAGCACTGAAGACGCTCCGTGATAATGGCCATATTTACGAGGAGGACGGCGCCACCTGGCTCCGCTCCACTCCATTCGGCGACGATAAGGACCGTGTATTAATTAAGCAGGACGGGTCTTACACGTATCTGACTCCAGATCTCGCTTATCACAAGGACAAACTGGACCGCGGTTTTGAAAAATTGATTAACATCTGGGGCGCTGACCACCATGGCTACATCCCGCGGATGAAGGCGGCAATTGAGGCGCTCGGCTATGGCCGCGATGTGCTGGAAGTGGAAATCATCCAGCTTGTCCATTTATACAAAAACGGCGAGAAAATGAAAATGAGCAAACGTACCGGTAAGGCCGTCACGATGCGTGATCTTGTCGAAGAAGTCGGACTAGACGCGACCCGCTACTTCTTCGCGATGCGTAGCGCCGATACGCATATGGATTTCGACCTTGACCTCGCTGTGTCGCAGTCGAATGACAACCCGGTTTACTATGCCCAGTATGCGCACGCGCGTATTTCGAGCATTCTGCGCCAGGCGGCGGAACACGGTTTTGAGGTCGAGAAAGATGCTGACTTCAGTCTTGTTGGATCCGAGAAGGAAGTCGACTTGCTGAAGAAGCTCGGCGAATTCCCACAGGCGGTCAGCGACGCGGCTGTGAAACGCACGCCGCATCGGATTGCCAACTATGTTTTTGACCTTGCTTCCACTTTCCACAGCTTCTACAACGCCGAAAAGGTTGTCGATAAGGAACAGCCGGACCGCACGAAAGCCCGCCTAGCTCTTGTAAGGGCTGTTCAGATCACGATGAAGAACGCCTTGTCGCTGATCGGTGTTTCCGCACCGGAAAAGATGTAA
- a CDS encoding YwhD family protein: protein MEQKKKKVGFNIIKTDPLDNHKGFGKGSLTLDNISPVIIDVEEGEAVIDVGAMHARSVAEKGIKFLPNKEDVPDAKPYWLIWVTIDRNENGPYYAGVTACEMTINREIRRGYKSLPEHVNRMDKSLKRYIIVDHMDDKSKKILTDFLKAHNEAFWENSSEELKNGLAVQ from the coding sequence GTGGAACAAAAAAAGAAAAAAGTCGGGTTTAACATAATCAAAACCGACCCGCTTGATAATCATAAAGGATTTGGTAAAGGGTCGCTGACGCTCGATAATATTTCACCGGTCATCATCGATGTGGAAGAGGGCGAAGCGGTCATTGACGTCGGCGCCATGCACGCACGCAGCGTCGCCGAAAAAGGCATCAAGTTCTTGCCGAATAAAGAAGATGTCCCTGATGCGAAGCCATACTGGCTCATCTGGGTGACAATTGACAGGAACGAAAATGGCCCTTACTATGCCGGAGTGACAGCATGCGAAATGACCATCAACCGTGAAATCCGCCGCGGCTACAAGTCGCTTCCGGAGCATGTCAACCGGATGGACAAATCGCTCAAACGTTACATCATCGTCGACCATATGGACGACAAATCGAAAAAAATCCTCACCGATTTCTTGAAAGCGCACAACGAAGCGTTTTGGGAGAATTCCTCGGAGGAGCTGAAAAATGGGTTGGCTGTCCAGTAA
- the uvsE gene encoding UV DNA damage repair endonuclease UvsE, giving the protein MKIRFGYVSTALSLWEASPSRTMTFARYKLLGEEERRGKLLALTAENLTNTLRMLYYNIAHGIEVYRMSSSIVPLATHPEAGWDFASPLREQWHEIGSLVKKYRLRVSFHPNQFTLFTSPKEEITVNAVRDMEYHYNMLECMGLEDWGTLNIHVGGAYGDKESALVRFHENIKQLPLAVKARMTLENDDKTYTTEETLAVCLRQGIPLAFDYHHHMANPSERPLEELLPEVFSTWSEIGHVPKIHVSSPKSEKAYRSHADYLDLDFLMPLLQVLREIGQDVDFMIEAKAKDLALLKLVPEVAAIRGVKRIGGAAVEWK; this is encoded by the coding sequence TTGAAAATTCGGTTTGGGTATGTGTCCACTGCTCTTTCTCTCTGGGAGGCCTCGCCTTCGCGGACAATGACATTTGCGCGCTATAAACTGCTCGGGGAGGAGGAACGGCGGGGGAAGCTGCTGGCTTTGACGGCGGAAAATCTTACGAACACGCTGCGAATGCTTTATTACAATATTGCCCATGGGATTGAGGTATACCGGATGTCAAGCTCGATTGTGCCGCTTGCCACGCATCCTGAAGCAGGATGGGACTTTGCCTCGCCGCTTCGGGAGCAGTGGCATGAAATCGGCAGCCTCGTGAAAAAATACCGGCTCCGGGTCAGCTTCCACCCGAACCAGTTCACGCTTTTCACGTCCCCCAAAGAGGAGATTACCGTGAATGCCGTCCGGGATATGGAGTACCATTACAATATGCTCGAGTGTATGGGGCTAGAGGATTGGGGAACACTCAATATCCATGTGGGCGGTGCGTATGGGGATAAAGAGTCGGCGCTTGTCCGGTTTCATGAGAACATTAAACAGCTGCCGCTGGCGGTAAAAGCGCGGATGACACTTGAGAACGACGATAAAACGTACACGACAGAAGAAACGCTTGCCGTTTGTTTGCGGCAGGGCATACCGCTTGCTTTCGATTACCACCATCATATGGCGAATCCATCAGAGCGGCCGCTGGAGGAACTTCTGCCTGAGGTGTTTTCGACTTGGTCGGAGATTGGACATGTGCCTAAAATCCATGTTTCCTCGCCAAAGTCCGAAAAGGCATACCGCTCACACGCGGATTATTTGGATCTGGATTTTTTAATGCCTCTGTTGCAGGTGTTGAGGGAAATCGGGCAGGACGTGGATTTCATGATTGAGGCAAAAGCGAAGGATCTGGCTTTGCTGAAGCTAGTTCCGGAGGTGGCGGCGATCCGCGGGGTGAAACGGATTGGCGGGGCAGCGGTTGAGTGGAAGTAG
- the speE gene encoding spermidine synthase, protein MGGLWFTEKQTENFGITMKVKRTLHTEQTDFQMLEMVETEEWGNMLLLDGMVMTSIKDEFVYHEMVAHVPLFTHPNPENVLVVGGGDGGVIREVLKHPSVKKATLVDIDGKVIEYSKEFLPEIAGKLDDPRVDVKVGDGFMHIAESENAYDVIMVDSTEPVGPAVNLFTKGFYAGISKALKEDGLFVAQSDNPWFKADLIRDVQRDVKEIFPITRLYIANIPTYPSGMWAFTIGSKKYDPLEVSEDRFHEIETKYYTKELHKAAFVLPKFVGDLVK, encoded by the coding sequence ATGGGTGGACTTTGGTTTACTGAGAAACAGACTGAAAACTTCGGAATTACAATGAAAGTGAAACGCACCTTACATACAGAACAGACAGATTTTCAAATGCTTGAGATGGTCGAAACAGAAGAGTGGGGCAACATGCTCCTGCTTGACGGCATGGTCATGACATCCATCAAGGACGAATTCGTCTATCATGAAATGGTCGCGCATGTGCCACTGTTTACCCATCCAAACCCTGAAAACGTTCTCGTTGTCGGCGGCGGCGATGGCGGCGTCATCCGTGAAGTGCTAAAGCACCCATCGGTGAAAAAGGCGACGCTTGTCGATATCGATGGCAAGGTTATTGAGTATTCGAAGGAATTTTTGCCGGAGATCGCCGGGAAGCTTGACGATCCTCGCGTCGATGTAAAGGTTGGCGACGGCTTCATGCATATCGCTGAAAGTGAAAATGCCTATGACGTCATCATGGTCGATTCGACTGAACCGGTCGGCCCGGCTGTCAACCTGTTCACGAAAGGCTTCTATGCAGGCATTTCCAAGGCGTTGAAGGAAGATGGCCTGTTTGTTGCCCAGTCGGACAACCCTTGGTTCAAGGCGGACCTCATCCGTGATGTCCAGCGCGATGTGAAGGAGATTTTCCCGATCACCCGCCTGTATATTGCCAATATCCCGACTTACCCGAGCGGCATGTGGGCCTTCACAATCGGCTCGAAGAAATACGATCCGCTTGAAGTATCGGAAGACCGCTTCCATGAGATTGAAACAAAGTACTACACGAAAGAACTCCACAAAGCGGCGTTTGTTTTACCTAAATTCGTTGGAGATCTAGTGAAGTAA
- a CDS encoding DUF1934 domain-containing protein, translating into MDPKPVNVNINTSIIQSGMKEEFITGSSGFFYKKGSAVYLQYEEKAEEGVIRTILKMDSGEALLLRSGAVKMRLPFKLSEETRGSYNTAYGTLPVKAVTARLAQAIRENGRGGIFRLKYDLHIAGEPAGTYSLSITFEEEME; encoded by the coding sequence ATGGACCCGAAGCCAGTCAATGTCAACATCAATACATCGATCATCCAGTCCGGCATGAAGGAAGAATTCATCACCGGGTCTAGCGGTTTTTTTTACAAAAAAGGCAGTGCCGTCTATCTTCAATATGAGGAAAAGGCGGAAGAAGGGGTCATCAGAACCATTTTGAAAATGGACAGCGGTGAAGCGTTGCTCCTGAGAAGCGGGGCAGTCAAAATGAGGCTGCCGTTCAAGCTGAGTGAAGAAACGCGCGGCAGCTACAATACCGCGTATGGAACCCTGCCAGTGAAAGCCGTCACCGCCAGGCTTGCCCAGGCCATCAGGGAAAACGGCCGAGGCGGCATATTCAGGCTGAAATATGATTTGCACATCGCGGGCGAGCCCGCCGGTACATATAGTTTGTCAATCACGTTTGAGGAGGAAATGGAATGA
- a CDS encoding 2-hydroxymuconate tautomerase: MPIVTVKMLEGRTDEQKRALVEKVTDAVVEAAGAPKENVTVIIEEMAKNHYAKAGVRASDQ; the protein is encoded by the coding sequence ATGCCGATTGTAACCGTGAAAATGCTTGAGGGCCGGACGGATGAACAGAAAAGAGCGCTCGTCGAAAAAGTGACCGACGCTGTCGTCGAAGCTGCCGGGGCTCCGAAAGAGAACGTCACCGTCATTATTGAGGAAATGGCTAAAAACCATTACGCGAAAGCTGGCGTCAGGGCAAGCGACCAATAG
- the speB gene encoding agmatinase yields MRFDEAYSGNVFIKSHPDFEESQVVLYGMPMDWTVSYRPGSRFGPSRIREVSIGLEEYSPYLDRELEDVKYFDAGDIPLPFGNAQKSLDLIEEFVDKVLAAGKFPFGMGGEHLVSWPVMKAVYKKYPDLAIIHMDAHTDLRENYEGEPLSHSTPIRKIAEHIGPSNVYSFGIRSGMKEEFDWAKSVGMHISKFDVHQPLKEILPKLAGRPVYVTIDIDVLDPAHAPGTGTVDAGGITSRELLASIHEIARSDVKVVGADLVEVAPIYDNSEQTANTASKLIREMLLGWVK; encoded by the coding sequence ATGCGATTTGATGAAGCGTATTCAGGAAATGTATTTATCAAAAGCCATCCTGATTTTGAAGAAAGCCAAGTAGTCCTCTACGGCATGCCGATGGATTGGACTGTCAGCTACCGCCCCGGTTCCCGTTTCGGTCCGTCGAGGATCCGTGAAGTGTCGATTGGCCTGGAAGAATACAGCCCGTATCTCGACCGCGAGCTTGAGGATGTAAAATACTTCGATGCCGGTGATATCCCGCTTCCGTTCGGCAACGCGCAAAAAAGCCTTGATTTGATTGAGGAATTCGTGGACAAGGTTTTGGCGGCAGGGAAGTTTCCGTTCGGAATGGGCGGCGAGCACCTTGTTTCTTGGCCTGTCATGAAGGCCGTTTACAAAAAATATCCGGACCTTGCGATCATCCATATGGACGCGCATACCGATCTGCGCGAAAACTATGAAGGCGAACCGCTTTCCCACTCGACGCCGATCCGGAAGATTGCCGAGCATATCGGGCCTTCCAACGTATATTCGTTCGGAATCCGTTCAGGAATGAAGGAAGAATTCGATTGGGCCAAGAGTGTCGGGATGCACATTTCCAAGTTTGACGTCCATCAGCCGCTAAAGGAAATTTTGCCGAAGCTTGCCGGACGCCCGGTTTATGTGACAATTGACATCGATGTCCTTGACCCGGCCCACGCGCCAGGCACCGGAACGGTTGATGCAGGCGGCATCACTTCCCGCGAGCTGCTCGCTTCGATCCATGAGATTGCCCGGTCCGATGTGAAAGTCGTCGGAGCCGACCTAGTCGAAGTTGCGCCGATTTACGACAACTCCGAACAGACCGCCAACACCGCGAGCAAGCTCATCCGCGAAATGCTGCTTGGCTGGGTGAAGTAA
- a CDS encoding H-type small acid-soluble spore protein, whose amino-acid sequence MNIGRAKEILESADNIVVTYEGSRVMIQNVDEREKTARIFWRENPEQEQTVPVMNLIEEETLR is encoded by the coding sequence ATGAATATAGGCCGCGCAAAAGAAATCCTCGAATCCGCAGACAATATTGTAGTAACGTACGAAGGCAGCCGGGTGATGATCCAGAATGTTGACGAACGCGAAAAAACAGCCCGGATTTTCTGGCGTGAAAACCCCGAACAGGAGCAGACCGTTCCGGTCATGAATTTGATAGAGGAAGAGACGCTGAGGTAA
- a CDS encoding phospholipase D-like domain-containing protein has protein sequence MFVFIFAGCVLLLIAWLAADLHFGRKQRLEKAGYDRMPMRKGAIQMFTRGSELFKDYFAELRRAERHIHVLFYIVKEDALNQEFFGILREKAQAGVEVRLLVDWIGSMALTKETAASLRQAGIHLAFSHKIKLPFPFYSSQARNHRKITVLDGVIGYLGGYNVGNEYIGGNPKLSPWRDYHLKITGESVQDLQQIFLTDWKEAFSEDLRQLPCYFCKSESGSAEHMLLPTSGFMLEEICLELLKNAKQKVFIGSPYFIPSRKLFAELIACLERGVELTILVPGIADHPLVKEASYRYLRVLIKNGARVYQYMYGFYHAKTILIDDTVCDIGSANFDKRSLFLNSEINCFIFGKKEIAQAAAIIEHDINASRELTLAELERPDPARTAKEIAARAVSLFL, from the coding sequence ATGTTTGTTTTTATTTTTGCCGGATGTGTGCTTTTATTGATTGCCTGGCTTGCGGCAGACCTCCATTTTGGCAGGAAGCAGCGGCTCGAAAAGGCCGGATATGACCGGATGCCGATGCGCAAGGGAGCCATCCAGATGTTCACGAGGGGCAGCGAGTTGTTCAAGGATTATTTTGCCGAGCTAAGGCGTGCCGAACGCCATATTCATGTTTTATTCTATATCGTGAAGGAAGACGCCCTTAATCAAGAGTTTTTTGGCATTCTTCGGGAAAAAGCACAGGCGGGTGTCGAAGTCAGGCTGCTCGTTGACTGGATTGGCAGCATGGCTTTAACAAAAGAGACCGCCGCTTCCCTTAGGCAGGCTGGCATTCATCTCGCTTTCTCTCACAAGATAAAGCTTCCTTTCCCCTTTTACAGTTCCCAGGCAAGGAACCACCGCAAGATTACTGTCCTTGATGGGGTCATCGGCTATCTTGGCGGCTATAATGTCGGTAATGAATATATTGGCGGAAACCCCAAGCTCTCTCCATGGCGGGATTACCATCTGAAAATCACAGGCGAATCCGTCCAGGATTTGCAGCAGATCTTCCTGACGGATTGGAAAGAGGCGTTCAGCGAAGATTTGCGCCAGCTCCCCTGCTATTTTTGCAAAAGTGAATCCGGCAGTGCTGAGCATATGCTCCTGCCCACTTCCGGCTTCATGCTTGAAGAAATCTGCCTCGAGCTTCTAAAAAACGCGAAGCAGAAAGTATTCATCGGCTCTCCTTATTTCATTCCGAGCCGAAAACTGTTCGCCGAATTGATTGCCTGCCTCGAACGCGGCGTCGAGCTTACGATTCTCGTTCCCGGCATCGCCGACCATCCGCTTGTCAAGGAGGCTTCCTACCGGTATTTACGGGTGCTTATCAAAAATGGTGCAAGGGTATACCAATATATGTATGGTTTTTACCATGCAAAAACTATTCTGATTGATGACACCGTCTGCGACATCGGCTCCGCCAATTTTGACAAGAGGAGCCTGTTTCTAAACAGCGAAATCAATTGCTTTATTTTTGGCAAAAAAGAAATCGCTCAAGCCGCCGCCATCATTGAACACGACATAAACGCATCACGAGAATTAACGCTAGCAGAGCTCGAAAGACCCGATCCAGCCCGCACCGCCAAAGAAATCGCCGCGCGGGCCGTCTCGTTGTTTTTATAA
- a CDS encoding transglycosylase domain-containing protein has product METMTGQGFKRVVKYMRAAFFLGLFGSAALAIAALLILVYAKVLGPPPLAVPQSTLYYADDGTVIGETSYGQKRYWVPLNKMSPYLVEATISIEDRKFFEHSGFDLKRIAGAAIADIKAFGKVQGASTVTQQYARNLFLEHDKTWTRKLKEALYAIRLEMNYSKEQILEGYLNTIYYGNRAYGIQAASQYYFGKNAADLTLAEASMLAGIPKGPGAFSPFASMERAKQRQGIILQAMAKNGYIKPAEAETASTANLALTGTDPSRKIKKAAYFQDAVAAALKNQLGLNERAIALGGLRVYTTIDVKQQEAAEKQINSVIASGSDIQAALVAVNPKNGHVKAMAGGRDYEKSPFNRAVQAKREPGSTIKPFLYYAALGHGYTPSTTVRSELTTFRFENGQPDYTPHNYNNKYADGEITLAQALAVSDNVYAVKTHLFLGEETLVNEAAKFGLTTPMAKVPSLALGTSGVRVLEMANAYSLFANGGKKVEPTLITRVETANGKIIYEKEDSEEQILDPARAYVMTQLMMGVFDTKLNGYANVTGSTILKGMTRPYAGKSGSTPTDSWMIGFTPQLVSAVWTGYDDARKIESVPEKSYAKQIWVRFMEEALHGKPIKPFKVPREGVTGVYVDVANGKLATKECPVRRFTYFESGTEPVEYCTDHLEHGSIEEGTRGKGQDGEIRKPGKTWYKRLWDWGE; this is encoded by the coding sequence ATGGAAACGATGACTGGGCAGGGGTTCAAAAGAGTTGTCAAATATATGAGGGCGGCGTTTTTTCTTGGCCTGTTCGGTTCGGCGGCCCTGGCAATTGCCGCGCTCCTGATTCTTGTTTATGCCAAAGTGCTTGGCCCGCCCCCGCTTGCCGTTCCCCAATCAACGTTATATTACGCGGATGACGGGACGGTCATCGGCGAAACCAGCTATGGGCAAAAGAGATATTGGGTGCCGCTCAATAAGATGTCACCCTATCTCGTTGAGGCGACCATCTCAATTGAAGACCGGAAATTTTTCGAACATAGCGGCTTTGACCTGAAACGGATTGCCGGTGCTGCGATTGCCGATATAAAAGCATTCGGGAAAGTCCAGGGCGCCAGCACGGTCACGCAGCAATACGCGCGGAATCTTTTCCTCGAGCATGATAAAACATGGACGAGGAAGCTGAAAGAAGCCCTCTACGCCATCAGGCTGGAAATGAATTATTCAAAGGAACAAATTCTTGAAGGTTATTTAAATACAATCTATTATGGTAACCGGGCATATGGCATCCAAGCCGCGAGCCAGTACTATTTCGGCAAAAATGCCGCCGACCTTACGCTTGCGGAAGCTTCGATGCTCGCCGGCATTCCGAAAGGCCCCGGCGCGTTTTCGCCGTTTGCGTCGATGGAAAGAGCGAAGCAAAGACAAGGGATTATTTTGCAGGCGATGGCCAAAAATGGCTATATAAAACCCGCCGAGGCGGAAACGGCATCTACGGCGAATCTTGCGCTTACCGGGACCGACCCAAGCAGGAAAATTAAAAAAGCAGCTTACTTCCAGGACGCTGTTGCCGCCGCCCTGAAAAACCAGCTTGGCCTGAACGAGCGGGCTATTGCCCTCGGCGGCCTGCGCGTGTATACAACCATTGATGTAAAACAGCAGGAAGCAGCGGAAAAACAAATCAATTCCGTCATTGCTTCAGGGTCGGACATACAGGCGGCGCTTGTCGCAGTCAATCCGAAAAACGGACATGTCAAAGCGATGGCCGGTGGGCGCGATTACGAAAAAAGCCCATTCAACCGGGCCGTCCAGGCAAAGCGTGAGCCCGGTTCAACCATCAAGCCCTTTCTTTATTACGCAGCGTTGGGGCACGGCTACACTCCTTCGACAACGGTCAGGAGCGAGCTGACTACCTTCCGATTTGAAAACGGACAGCCAGATTACACGCCCCATAACTACAACAATAAATATGCGGATGGCGAAATTACTCTGGCCCAGGCACTGGCTGTCTCCGATAATGTGTATGCCGTAAAAACCCATTTGTTTTTGGGGGAAGAAACACTTGTTAATGAAGCAGCGAAATTCGGACTGACGACTCCGATGGCAAAAGTCCCTTCCCTGGCGCTCGGCACTTCCGGAGTACGCGTCCTCGAAATGGCCAATGCCTACAGCCTGTTCGCCAATGGCGGCAAGAAGGTCGAGCCGACGCTCATTACCCGGGTCGAAACCGCCAATGGCAAAATTATTTACGAAAAAGAGGACAGCGAGGAACAAATCCTCGACCCGGCAAGAGCATATGTGATGACGCAATTGATGATGGGCGTGTTCGACACGAAACTGAATGGCTACGCCAACGTGACAGGCAGTACTATCTTGAAAGGGATGACAAGGCCATATGCCGGTAAATCCGGTTCCACCCCGACGGACAGCTGGATGATCGGCTTCACGCCGCAACTCGTCTCTGCGGTCTGGACCGGCTATGATGATGCTCGCAAAATTGAAAGCGTCCCTGAAAAGTCGTATGCCAAACAAATTTGGGTCCGGTTCATGGAGGAAGCGTTGCACGGCAAGCCAATTAAACCATTCAAGGTGCCGCGCGAGGGTGTGACCGGAGTGTATGTCGATGTGGCGAACGGCAAGCTTGCGACAAAGGAATGCCCGGTCCGGCGCTTCACATATTTCGAATCCGGCACCGAGCCAGTCGAATACTGCACCGACCATCTGGAGCATGGCAGCATTGAGGAAGGCACCCGCGGAAAAGGACAGGATGGCGAAATCCGCAAACCCGGGAAAACGTGGTATAAACGGCTTTGGGATTGGGGAGAATGA
- a CDS encoding site-2 protease family protein, translating to MSLFPYNTVEKFVFAALTLVIAFSVHEFAHAYTAWKFGDNTAKNQGRLTLNPVKHIDPIGAIMIFVVGFGWARPVPVNRFFFKNPRLAGILVSVAGPISNFILASIGFIVFFSLGRFGADGAFAETMLEFLNTFIWLNLVLFVFNLMPLPPLDGYRIVEDLAPGGIRAKMTQYENYGSLIFLILVLTPLGDYTIWPVFRVILPAIADGMYEFFLSFFI from the coding sequence TTGAGCCTTTTTCCGTATAATACAGTAGAAAAATTCGTCTTTGCCGCACTGACACTTGTCATTGCCTTTTCAGTGCACGAATTCGCGCATGCTTACACAGCCTGGAAATTTGGCGACAACACGGCGAAAAACCAGGGAAGGCTGACGCTGAATCCGGTTAAGCATATCGACCCGATCGGGGCGATTATGATTTTCGTCGTTGGCTTCGGCTGGGCACGTCCGGTTCCTGTCAACCGCTTCTTTTTCAAAAATCCCCGTTTAGCGGGAATCCTCGTTTCGGTCGCGGGTCCGATCAGCAACTTCATCCTTGCTTCAATCGGCTTTATCGTCTTTTTCAGTCTCGGCCGTTTTGGCGCTGATGGGGCGTTCGCGGAAACCATGCTCGAATTTTTGAACACATTCATCTGGCTGAATCTCGTCCTGTTCGTCTTCAACCTGATGCCGCTCCCGCCGCTCGACGGCTACCGCATAGTGGAGGATTTGGCCCCTGGCGGAATCCGGGCAAAAATGACCCAGTATGAAAACTACGGATCACTGATTTTTCTGATCCTCGTCCTGACGCCGCTTGGCGATTATACGATCTGGCCGGTTTTCAGAGTCATCCTGCCAGCAATAGCAGACGGAATGTATGAATTTTTCTTATCGTTTTTCATTTAG
- a CDS encoding YwgA family protein has protein sequence MLNDHARLMHAVMVSGEIVGRKKLQKMIFIAKKMAFPFQERFQFHFYGPYSEELTLRVEELCNMGFLEECKENKGGYSQYRYCLTEAGKEFLGMSGIDMPNLADCLADMNGQSARFLELVSTVLYFDNLEKPEVAEKVFTLKSSQRYTQEEVDEAYEYIRSLKEKAKLH, from the coding sequence TTGTTAAATGATCATGCAAGGCTGATGCATGCCGTAATGGTTTCAGGTGAGATTGTCGGACGTAAAAAATTGCAGAAAATGATATTTATCGCAAAAAAAATGGCCTTTCCTTTTCAGGAACGATTTCAGTTCCATTTCTACGGACCTTACTCGGAAGAGCTGACCCTCCGCGTCGAGGAACTTTGCAATATGGGCTTCCTTGAGGAATGCAAGGAAAACAAGGGCGGCTACAGCCAATACCGCTATTGCCTTACTGAAGCGGGCAAGGAGTTTTTGGGGATGAGCGGGATTGACATGCCGAACCTGGCCGATTGTCTCGCCGACATGAATGGGCAAAGCGCACGGTTCCTTGAGCTGGTCTCCACGGTTCTTTATTTTGACAATCTCGAAAAGCCCGAGGTGGCCGAGAAGGTCTTTACCTTGAAAAGCAGCCAGCGTTATACCCAGGAAGAAGTTGACGAAGCGTATGAATATATCCGCTCTTTAAAGGAAAAAGCTAAGCTCCACTAG